In Molothrus aeneus isolate 106 chromosome 3, BPBGC_Maene_1.0, whole genome shotgun sequence, a single genomic region encodes these proteins:
- the MPV17 gene encoding protein Mpv17 isoform X1, protein MAALWRGCGRLLARRPGAAQALTAGALMGAGDVIAQQLVEQRGLHGHHCPRTLKMMGIGFCFVGPVVGSWYRILDWLIPGNTKVVAVKKVILDQGGFAPCFLGCFLAVTGATNGLSVQENWSKIQQDYLDALVTNYCIWPPVQIANFYFVPLQHRLAVVQCVAIVWNCYLSWKANRM, encoded by the exons ATGGCGGCGCTCTGGAGGGGCTGCGGGCGGCTGCTGGCGCGGCGGCCCGGGGCGGCGCAGGCGCTCACAGCCG GGGCCCTGatgggagctggggatgtgaTTGCACAgcagctggtggagcagcgGGGGCTGCACGGGCACCACTGCCCCCGCACCCTGAAAATGATGGGCATTGGCTTCTGCTTTGTG ggccctgtTGTGGGCAGCTGGTACAGGATCCTGGACTGGCTCATCCCAGGGAATACAAAAGTTGTGGCTGTGAAGAAGGTGATCCTGGACCAG GGGGGTTTCGCTCCGTGCTTCCTTGGCTGCTTCCTGGCTGTCACAGGGGCCACCAACGGCCTGTCTGTGCAGGAGAACTGGTCCAAGATCCAGCAG GACTACCTGGATGCCCTGGTGACCAATTACTGT ATCTGGCCACCCGTGCAAATTGCCAACTTCTACTTtgtgcctctgcagcacag gctggctgtTGTCCAGTGTGTCGCCATCGTCTGGAACTGCTACCTGTCCTGGAAGGCGAATCGGATGTGA
- the UCN gene encoding urocortin translates to MRRALLTLLLLLARPPPAAARPATTDGSIPAAGTGDQDPPLWPPLAPPPPGPWRGRRDEPPLSIDLTFHLLRHLLLLARAQSQRARADSNRRILDAVGR, encoded by the coding sequence ATGCGGCGGGCACTGctcaccctcctgctgctgctcgcccgcccgccgcccgccgccgcccgccccgccacCACCGACGGCTCCATCCCGGCGGCCGGGACCGGCGATCAGGACCCGCCGCTGTGGCCGCCGCtggcgccgccgcccccggggcCGTGGCGAGGGCGGCGGGACGAGCCGCCGCTCTCCATCGACCTCACGTTCCACCTCCTGCGGCACCTCCTGCTGCTCGCCCGCGCCCAGAGCCAGCGCGCCCGCGCCGACTCCAACCGCCGCATCCTCGACGCCGTGGGGCGCTGA
- the CAD gene encoding multifunctional protein CAD, whose protein sequence is MARLVLQDGSVLPGRPFGAVGAAAAGEVVFQTGMVGYPEALTDPSYKAQILVLTYPLVGNYGVPRDEPDVFGLSRWFESSKIHVAALVVGECSETPSHWSASQSLDQWLKEQNIPGLEGVDTRALTKKIREKGTLLGKLVPDGTPGGSLSFEDPNTKPLVQEVSLKAPRVFNPGGSLRVTALDCGLKNNQIRCLCKRGATVTVVPWDHPLDPADFDGLFISNGPGDPQLCQETVSSLRQLLDAPQPKPIFGICLGHQLLALALGASTYKMKYGNRGHNQPCVHEDTRRCFITAQNHGFAVQAGSLPPGWLPLFTNANDASNEGLVHQNKPFFSVQFHPEHCAGPTDLEGLFDVFVEAARDLRDGQGSARTVRQRLQEWLTYSKAPAGDSEAARPRKVLILGSGGLSIGQAGEFDYSGSQAIKALKEENIQTVLINPNIATVQTSKGLADKVYFLPITPEYVTQVIRNERPDGVLLTFGGQTALNCGVELTKAGVLERYRVRVLGTPMASIEMTEDRKVFVEKMEEIGEHVAPSEAAASLEQAQAAAERLGYPVLVRSAYALGGLGSGFANNREELVALVSQAFTHTSQVLVDKSLKGWKEIEYEVVRDAYNNCITVCNMENLDPLGIHTGESIVVAPSQTLNDTEYFMLRRTAIKVVQHLGIVGECNIQFALNPESEQYYIIEVNARLSRSSALASKATGYPLAYVAAKLALGIPLPLLRNSVTNSTTASFEPSLDYCVVKIPRWDLSKFVRVSTKIGSSMKSVGEVMAIGRNFEEAFQKALRMVDENCVGFDHTVKPVSDMELETPTDKRIFVLAAALRAGYSIERLYELTKIDRWFLHKMKNITDHAVLLESYRGQQGTMPPAVLQRAKQLGFSDKQVALAVLSTELAVRKMRRDLKILPVVKQIDTVAAEWPAQTNYLYLTYNGSEHDLGFHEPHVMVIGSGVYRIGSSVEFDWCAVGCIQELRKMGFKTIMVNYNPETVSTDYDMCDRLYFDEISFEVVMDIYELENPEGVILSMGGQLPNNIAMALHRQQCRILGTSPEAIDSAENRFKFSRLLDSIGISQPLWKELSNMESAKHFCCKVGYPCVVRPSYVLSGAAMNVAYSDSDLEKFLSNAVAVSKEQPVVISKFIQEAKEIDVDAVACDGVVVAIAISEHVENAGVHSGDATLVTPPQDITPKTLERIKAIVHAIGQELQVTGPFNLQLIAKDDQLKVIECNVRVSRSFPFVSKTLGVDLVALASQVIMGEDVEPVGLMTGTGIVGVKVPQFSFSRLAGADVVLGVEMTSTGEVACFGENRCEAYLKAMLSTGFKIPKKNILLTIGSYKNKSELLPTVRTLESLGYNLYASLGTADFYTEHGIKVKAVDWHFEEADSSEAGARESQRSILDYLAENHFEMVINLSMRNSGGRRLSSFVTKGYRTRRLAVDYSVPLIIDIKCTKLFVEALGQIGAAPPLKMHVDCMNSQKLIRLPGLIDVHVHLREPGGTHKEDFASGTAAALAGGVTMVCAMPNTSPAVTDATSFTLAQKLAEAGARCDFALFLGASLDNAGTLGPLAGAAAGLKMYLNDTFSSLRMDDVSLWMEHLEQWPRHLPVVAHAERQTVAAVLMVAQLYQRPVHICHVARREEILLIKAAKQRGIPVTCEVAPHHLFLSQDDLGRLGKGRAAVRPELGTRQDVEALWENLDIIDCFATDHAPHTLEEKLGQEPPPGYPGLETMLPLLLTAVSEGRLSVEDIVQRLYENPRKIFGLPAQEDTYVEVDLEQEWIIPSSTVFSKARWTPFEGMQVKGTVRRVVLRGEVAYIDGQVLVPPGYGQDVRKWTSGAALLPHVAPSKETVKPPEQARPVAADALRGRAPSPRRPGPAGDARFHLPPRIHRASDPELPAEDAREKGSRKAAEPDSAVIQDSHFHPLGPVPRQTSPQRAPHFQTSPLLHPLVGQHVLSVRQFSKEQLSHLFNVAHTLRMLVQKERSLDILKGKVMASMFYEVSTRTSSSFAAAMSRLGGSVLSFCEATSSVQKGESLADSVQTMCCYADVLVLRHPQPGAVELAARHCRKPVINAGDGVGEHPTQALLDIFTIREELGTVNGMTITMVGDLKHGRTVHSLARLLTLYRVHLRYVTPPELRMPADITSFVASRGIQQEEFGSIEEALPDTDVLYVTRIQKERFQRAEDYEACFGKFILTPHIMTRAKERMVVMHPLPRVNEISVEVDSDPRAAYFRQAENGMYMRMALLATVLGRY, encoded by the exons ATGGCCcggctggtgctgcaggacgGGTCGGTGTTGCCCGGCCGCCCCTTCGGGGCCGTCGGGGCCGCGGCCGCGGGGGAGGTCG TGTTCCAGACCGGCATGGTGGGGTACCCCGAGGCCCTCACCGACCCCTCGTACAAGGCGCAGATCCTGGTGCTCACCTACCCGCTGGTCGGTAACTACGGCGTGCCCCGGGACGAGCCCGACGTCTTCGGCCtcagcagg TGGTTTGAGTCCAGCAAGATCCACGTGGCCGCGCTGGTGGTGGGCGAGTGCTCAGAGACCCCGAGCCACTGGAGCGCATCCCAGTCCCTGGACCAGTGGCTGAAGGAGCAGAACATCCCCGGGCTGGAAG GGGTGGACACCCGGGCGCTGACAAAGAAGATCCGCGAGAAGGGGACGCTGCTGGGGAAGCTGGTGCCGGATGGGACCCCCGGGGGGAGCCTCTCCTTTGAGGACCCCAACACGAAGCCCCTGGTGCAGGAGGTGTCGCTGAAG GCACCGCGAGTGTTCAACCCGGGCGGGTCCCTGCGTGTCACCGCCCTCGACTGCGGCCTGAAGAACAACCAGATACGGTGCCTGTGCAAGCGGGGGGCCACTGTCACTGTGGTGCCCTGGGACCACCCGCTGGACCCTGCAG ACTTTGACGGGCTGTTCATCAGCAATGGCCCTGGGgacccacagctctgccaggagacGGTGTCCAGCCTACGCCAGCTGCTGGATGCACCCCAGCCCAAGCCCATTtttggcatctgcctgggcCACCAGCTGCTTGCCCTGGCCCTCGGTGCCTCTACCTACAAGATGAA GTACGGGAACCGCGGGCACAACCAGCCGTGCGTGCACGAGGACACGCGGCGCTGCTTCATCACGGCGCAGAACCACGGCTTTGCCGTGCAGGCGGGCAGCCTCCCGCCCGGCTGGCTGCCGCTCTTCACCAACGCCAACGACGCCTCCAACGAGGGCCTGGTCCATCAGAACAAGCCCTTCTTCAG TGTCCAGTTCCACCCCGAGCACTGCGCCGGCCCCACGGACCTGGAGGGTCTCTTTGATGTCTTCGTGGAGGCGGCACGGGACCTGCGGGACGGGCAGGGCAGCGCCCGGACag TGCGGCAGCGCCTGCAGGAGTGGCTGACCTACAGCAAGGCACCAGCGGGGGACTCGGAGGCAGCCCGGCCCCGCAAGGTGCTGATCCTGGGCTCCGGTGGCCTTTCCATTGGGCAGGCAGGCGAGTTCGATTACTCAGGGTCACAG GCCATCAAAGCGCTGAAGGAGGAGAACATCCAGACGGTGCTGATCAACCCCAACATTGCCACAGTGCAGACCTCCAAGGGGCTGGCAGACAAGGTGTACTTCCTGCCCATCACCCCTGAGTACGTCACCCAG GTGATCCGGAACGAGCGGCCTGATGGGGTGCTGCTGACCTTTGGGGGACAAACAGCCCTCAACTGTGGCGTGGAGCTGACCAAGGCGGGTGTCCTGGAGCGGTACCGTGTGCGGGTGCTGGGCACCCCCATGGCCTCCATTGAGATGACGGAGGATCGCAAGGTCTTTGTGGAGAAGATGGAGGAGATCGGGGAACACGTGGCGCCCAGCgaggctgctgcctccctggagcag gcacaggcagcagctgagcgCTTGGGGTACCCGGTGCTGGTGCGCTCTGCCTACgccctgggagggctgggctctggctttGCCAACAacagggaggagctggtggcTCTGGTGAGCCAGGCCTTCACCCACACCTCCCAGGTGCTGGTGGACAAGTCCCTGAAAGGCTGGAAGGAGATTGAGTACGAGGTGGTGCGGGATGCCTACAACAACTGCATCACG GTGTGCAACATGGAGAACCTGGACCCGCTGGGGATCCACACGGGCGAGTCCATTGTGGTGGCACCCAGCCAGACCCTCAATGACACCGAGTACTTCATGCTGAGGCGCACAGCCATCAAGGTGGTGCAGCACCTGGGCATCGTGGGCGAGTGCAACATCCAGTTTGCCCTCAACCCTGAGTCAGAGCAG TACTACATCATCGAGGTGAACGCCCGGCTGTCCCGCAGCTCGGCCCTGGCCAGCAAGGCCACTGGCTACCCACTGGCCTATGTGGCTGCCAAACTCGCCTTGGgcatccccctgcccctcctcag GAACTCCGTCACCAACTCCACCACGGCCAGCTTTGAGCCCAGCCTGGACTACTGCGTGGTGAAGATCCCGCGCTGGGACCTCAGCAAGTTCGTGCGTGTCAGCACCAAGATTGGCAGCTCCATGAAGAGCGTGG GGGAGGTCATGGCCATCGGGAGGAACTTTGAGGAGGCGTTCCAGAAGGCTCTGAGGATGGTGGACGAGAACTGCGTGGGCTTTGATCACACGGTGAAGCCGGTGTCAGACATG gagctggagacGCCAACGGACAAGCGGATCTTCGTGCTGGCAGCGGCGCTGCGGGCCGGCTACTCCATCGAGCGGCTCTACGAGCTGACCAAGATTGACCGCTGGTTCCTGCACAAGATGAAGAACATCACGGACCACGCAGTGCTGCTGGAGTCCTACCGTGGCCAGCAGGGCACCATGCCCCCCGCCGTGCTCCAGCGCGCCAAGCAGCTTGGCTTCTCCGACAAGCAGGTGGCCCTGGCCGTGCTCAG caccGAGCTGGCCGTGCGGAAGATGCGACGCGACCTGAAGATCCTGCCGGTGGTGAAGCAGATCGACACTGTGGCTGCAGAGTGGCCAGCCCAAACCAACTACCTGTACCTGACCTACAACGGCTCTGAGCACGACCTGGGCTTCCATGAGCCCCACGTCATGGTCATTGGCTCCGGCGTCTACCGCATCGGCAGCAGTGTGGAGTTTGACTGGTGTGCTGTTGGCTGCATCCAGGAGCTCCGCAAG ATGGGCTTCAAGACAATCATGGTGAACTACAACCCTGAGACAGTGAGCACAGATTATGACATGTGTGATCGCCTCTACTTTGACGAGATTTCCTTTGAG gtggtgATGGACATCTACGAGCTGGAGAACCCTGAGGGTGTGATCCTGTCCATGGGCGGGCAGCTGCCCAATAACATCGCCATGGCCCTGCACCGGCAGCAGTGCCGCATCCTGGGCACCTCCCCGGAGGCCATCGACTCCGCCGAGAACCGCTTCAAGTTCTCCCGCCTGCTGGACTCCATCGGCATCAGCCAGCCCCTCTGGAAGGAGCTCTCCAACATGGAG TCAGCCAAGCACTTCTGCTGCAAGGTGGGGTACCCGTGTGTCGTGCGCCCCTCCTACGTGCTGAGCGGGGCTGCCATGAACGTGGCGTACTCGGACAGTGACCTGGAGAAGTTCCTGAGCAACGCTGTGGCTGTGTCCAAGGAGCAGCCAGTTGTCATTTCCAAGTTCATCCAGGAGGCCAAG GAGATCGACGTGGACGCGGTGGCCTGTGACGGTGTGGTGGTGGCCATCGCCATCTCAGAGCACGTGGAGAACGCTGGGGTGCACTCAGGTGATGCCACACTGGTGACACCCCCCCAGGACATCACCCCCAAGACGCTGGAGCGCATCAAGGCCATTGTCCACGCCattgggcaggagctgcaggtcaCAGGGCCCTTCAACCTGCAGCTCATTGCCAAG GATGACCAGCTGAAGGTGATAGAGTGCAATGTTCGTGTCTCCCGCTCCTTCCCCTTCGTCTCCAAGACCCTGGGCGTGGACTTGGTGGCTCTGGCCAGCCAGGTGATCATGGGTGAGGATGTGGAGCCCGTGGGGCTGATGACAGGCACAGGCATCGTTGGCGTCAAG GTGCCCCAGTTCTCCTTCTCACGCCTGGCGGGCGCTGACGTGGTGCTGGGTGTGGAGATGACCAGCACAGGCGAGGTTGCCTGCTTTGGGGAGAACCGCTGCGAGGCGTACCTGAAGGCCATGCTCAGCACCGGCTTCAAGATCCCCAAGAAGAACATTCTGCTGACCATCGGCAGCTACAAG AACAAGAGCGAGCTGCTGCCCACGGTGCGGACGCTGGAGAGCCTGGGCTACAACCTGTATGCCAGCCTTGGCACCGCCGACTTCTACACCGAGCATGGCATCAAG GTGAAGGCTGTGGACTGGCACTTTGAGGAGGCAGACAGCAGCGAGGCTGGCGCCCGGGAGAGCCAGCGCAGCATCCTGGACTACCTGGCCGAGAACCACTTTGAGATGGTCATTAACCTGTCCATGCGCAACTCGGGCGGCCGCCGCCTCTCCTCCTTTGTCACCAAGGGCTACCGCACCCGGCGCCTGGCTGTCGACTACTCCGTGCCCCTCATCATCGACATCAAGTGCACAAAGCTCTTCGTAGAG GCACTGGGCCAGATTGGGGCAGCCCCCCCACTGAAGATGCACGTGGACTGCATGAACTCCCAGAAGCTCATCCGTCTGCCAG GCCTGATCGATGTCCACGTCCACCTCCGTGAGCCGGGTGGCACCCACAAGGAGGACTTTGCATCAGGCACGGCGGCCGCCCTGGCCGGGGGTGTCACCATGGTGTGTGCTATGCCCaacaccagccctgctgtcacCGATGCCACCTCTTTCACCTTGGCACAGaag ctggcagaggctgggGCCCGCTGCGATTTTGCTCTCTTCCTGGGGGCTTCCCTGGACAATGCTGGCACTCTGGGCCCCTTGGCTGGGGCGGCTGCCGGGCTCAAGATGTACCTGAACGACACCTTCTCCAGCCTGCGGATGGACGACGTGTCGCTGTGGATGGAG cacctggagcagTGGCCGCGGCACCTGCCCGTCGTGGCGCACGCCGAGCGGCAGACGGTGGCCGCCGTGCTGATGGTGGCCCAGCTGTACCAGCGCCCTGTCCACATCTGCCACGTGGCCCGCAGGGAGGAG ATCCTCCTCATCAAGGCGGCCAAGCAGAGAGGGATCCCGGTGACGTGCGAGGTGGCCCCGCACCACCTCTTCCTGAGCCAGGATGACCTGGGCCGCCTCGGGAAGGGCCGTGCAGCCGTGCGGCCGGAGCTGGGCACCCGCCAGGACGTGGAGGCGCTCTGGGAGAACCTGGACATCATCGACTGCTTTGCCACTGACCACG ctccccacacGCTGGAGGAGAAGCTGGGGCAGGAGCCGCCCCCTGGGTACCCTGGCCTGGAGACcatgctgccactgctgctgacgGCCGTCTCTGAGGGGAGGCTCAGCGTGGAGGACATTGTGCAGCGCCTCTATGAGAACCCTCGCAAGATCTTTGGGCTGCCAGCTCAGGAGGACACCTATGTGGAG GTGGACCTGGAGCAGGAGTGGAtcatccccagcagcacagtgtTCTCCAAGGCCCGTTGGACCCCCTTTGAGGGCATGCAGGTCAAGGGCACAGTGCGGAGGGTGGTCCTGCGTGGGGAGGTTGCCTACATTGATGGGCAG gtgctggtgcCCCCTGGCTATGGACAGGATGTGAGGAAGTGGACCTCAGGAGCTGCGCTGCTGCCACACGTTGCCCCCAGCAAGGAGACTGTGAAG CCCCCCGAGCAGGCCCGGCCCGTGGCTGCTGACGCGCTGCGTGGACGAGCCCCCAGCccgcgccggcccggccccgcgggggaCGCGCGCTTCCACCTCCCGCCCCGCATCCACCGAGCCTCAGACCCCGAGCTGCCAG CTGAGGACGCTCGTgagaagggcagcaggaaggcagCGGAACCGG ATTCAGCAGTGATCCAGGACAGCCACTTCCACCCGCTGGGCCCTGTCCCGCGCCAGACGTCCCCTCAGCGCGCCCCCCACTTCCAGACTTCCCCACTGCTGCACCCCCTGGTCGGGCAGCACGTCCTCTCTGTGCGGCAGTTCTCCAAGGAGCAG CTGTCCCACCTGTTCAATGTGGCACACACCCTGCGCATGCTGGTGCAGAAGGAGCGCAGCCTGGACATCCTCAAG GGGAAGGTGATGGCCAGCATGTTCTACGAGGTGAGCACGCGGACCAGCAGCTCGTTTGCAGCAGCCATGAGCCGGCTGGGCGGCTCCGTGCTGTCCTTCTGCGAGGCCACCTCCTCGGTGCAGAAGGGCGAGTCCTTGGCTGACTCCGTGCAGACCATGTGCTGCTACGCCGACGTGCTGGTGCTGCGGCACCCCCAGCCCGGCGCTGTCGAG ctggctgccaggcactgccGCAAGCCAGTGATCAACGCCGGGGACGGGGTGGGCGAGCACCCCACGCAGGCACTGCTGGACATCTTCACCATCCGCGAGGAGCTGGGCACGGTCAACGGCATGACG ATCACCATGGTGGGGGACCTGAAGCACGGGCGCACGGTGCACTCCCTGGCCCGCCTGCTCACCCTGTACCGCGTCCACCTGCGCTACGTCACGCCGCCCGAGCTCCGCATGCCCGCCGACATCACCAGCTTCGTGGCCTCCAGGGGCATCCAGCAG gaggagTTTGGGAGCATCGAGGAGGCGCTGCCGGACACAGACGTGCTGTACGTGACCCGCATCCAGAAGGAGCGTTTCCAGCGGGCCGAGGACTACGAGGCT TGCTTCGGGAAGTTCATCCTCACACCCCACATCATGACCCGGGCCAAGGAGAGGATGGTGGTGATGCACCCCCTGCCCCGTGTCAACGAGAtcag CGTGGAGGTGGACTCGGACCCGCGCGCCGCCTACTTCCGGCAGGCGGAGAACGGCATGTACATGCGGATGGCGCTGCTGGCCACGGTGCTGGGCCGCTACTGA
- the MPV17 gene encoding protein Mpv17 isoform X3: MAALWRGCGRLLARRPGAAQALTAGALMGAGDVIAQQLVEQRGLHGHHCPRTLKMMGIGFCFVGPVVGSWYRILDWLIPGNTKVVAVKKVILDQDYLDALVTNYCIWPPVQIANFYFVPLQHRLAVVQCVAIVWNCYLSWKANRM; the protein is encoded by the exons ATGGCGGCGCTCTGGAGGGGCTGCGGGCGGCTGCTGGCGCGGCGGCCCGGGGCGGCGCAGGCGCTCACAGCCG GGGCCCTGatgggagctggggatgtgaTTGCACAgcagctggtggagcagcgGGGGCTGCACGGGCACCACTGCCCCCGCACCCTGAAAATGATGGGCATTGGCTTCTGCTTTGTG ggccctgtTGTGGGCAGCTGGTACAGGATCCTGGACTGGCTCATCCCAGGGAATACAAAAGTTGTGGCTGTGAAGAAGGTGATCCTGGACCAG GACTACCTGGATGCCCTGGTGACCAATTACTGT ATCTGGCCACCCGTGCAAATTGCCAACTTCTACTTtgtgcctctgcagcacag gctggctgtTGTCCAGTGTGTCGCCATCGTCTGGAACTGCTACCTGTCCTGGAAGGCGAATCGGATGTGA
- the MPV17 gene encoding protein Mpv17 isoform X2: protein MAALWRGCGRLLARRPGAAQALTAGALMGAGDVIAQQLVEQRGLHGHHCPRTLKMMGIGFCFVGGFAPCFLGCFLAVTGATNGLSVQENWSKIQQDYLDALVTNYYLATRANCQLLLCASAAQAGCCPVCRHRLELLPVLEGESDVRQEPSPMAVPTLCPA, encoded by the exons ATGGCGGCGCTCTGGAGGGGCTGCGGGCGGCTGCTGGCGCGGCGGCCCGGGGCGGCGCAGGCGCTCACAGCCG GGGCCCTGatgggagctggggatgtgaTTGCACAgcagctggtggagcagcgGGGGCTGCACGGGCACCACTGCCCCCGCACCCTGAAAATGATGGGCATTGGCTTCTGCTTTGTG GGGGGTTTCGCTCCGTGCTTCCTTGGCTGCTTCCTGGCTGTCACAGGGGCCACCAACGGCCTGTCTGTGCAGGAGAACTGGTCCAAGATCCAGCAG GACTACCTGGATGCCCTGGTGACCAATTACT ATCTGGCCACCCGTGCAAATTGCCAACTTCTACTTtgtgcctctgcagcacag gctggctgtTGTCCAGTGTGTCGCCATCGTCTGGAACTGCTACCTGTCCTGGAAGGCGAATCGGATGTGAGACAGGAGCCGAGTCCCATggcagtgcccaccctgtgccctgcctga